The uncultured Dysgonomonas sp. genome contains the following window.
GGAGTCGCCATAGAGCAAACAAAGAAATGTCCAGAGTTGAAACCGGAGATAAGAGATTTTGCCATACCACTGTTTGGTAATATCCACTTTCCGGGTTCTATACTGGATGTTGTATTCCTGTCCCTTGCTGTTTCTCAATTATTATACGGAACTATGCCGGATATAACTCAGATACTCATTTTTATTCCGCTACTTGGCATTTTCGCGATAGCTGCTCCGGGGTTGCCCGGAGGAACACTTATCACTTCTTTAGGTCTGATACATGCAGTCTTAGGGATAGATGATGCCGGAGCCGCTCTGATGATAACGATTTTTGCTCTTCTCGATAGTTTCGGGACTACCCATAATATAACCAGCGACGGAGCTCTTACACTTGCCTTATCAACTTACACCGATAAAAAGAATCTTAGTCCGGATTTACCGGAATAAGCACCTCTATATAAGAATGAGGTTATTCAAGTATTAACTAATATAAAAAGACTCTATGAAAAATTTTATTACCATTAAGGCCTCCTCCATACCCGGAGGAGAACATGAGGAACAAAGAAATTTGTCCCGGTTTTATTCTCTACACATATCATCATCCATAGATCAATGCCCAACTTCTTGTTTTCACATGCGAATGTGTTGTTAACCTATATTTAACTATTCCGAAAATAAACCCGTCGGTTTATTTCCCCTGATTGATATCCGCATATTCCGGGGTAGTCCGAACTGTACTATAGAGGTTCTGAACCCCTGAACTAATAAATGTGCAAGATATTATCCTTCAATTAAGCAATCTATAAACAAACACTTCTTGTAGCCTTCTATGCATGGCTATAATAGATATTCATTAAAAAATTATGGCAAAAACAATTAGCTCTTTTAGCGATAAGAGAGACCGGCATCGTGTAAATAAGTATTATTACATTTTCGTATTCTTTCTATTGCTATCAGGTAGTATGATAGGGCAAACAGTAATAAAAGGTACAGTTGTAGACGAAAAAAACAGGGAGCCTCTGGTGGGAGCCTCTGTCGCATTGGTTTCTACCACACAGGGTAGTCTCACTGATATAGACGGGTCCTTTTCTCTCCCTGTTTCGGGACAACTGCCTGTTACTATCAAGGTGGCTCTTGTGGGTTTCAAATCACAGGAATTGGATGTATATGAAAATAACGGGCCGATCATTATTCCCTTAACGGAAGATTTAAATTATCTGAATGAAGTAATCGTGGTCGGATATGGTACCCAAAAGCGTAAAGAACTTACCGGGGCTATTTCTTCGGTTTCAAAAGATGCGTTATCGCAATTATCTACTTCATTCGATGGATTACTGGGGGGAGCCGTTTCCGGCTTGAATGTATCCCAAAACTCCGGTCAGCCCGGAACTACTTCCAACATTCGCATACGTGGAGGAAACTCTATAAACGGAGGGAATGAGCCTTTGTATGTGATAGACGGGGTTATAATATATAACGACAATTCGTCGGCCAATATCGGGATAAGCCGTGCTGCCGGGGCATTGAATCCGTTAGCTGCATTGAATCCCGGTGATATTGAATCCATAGAGGTGCTGAAAGATGTGTCCGCTTCGGCCATCTATGGTTCGCGTGGAGCAAATGGTGTAATTATTATTACTACCAAGAGTGGGAAAAAAGGGAAGACGAATATTGAATATCAATATTCTATCGGCTGGCAGCAAGCCCGTAAAAAGCTCGATCTGATGAATGCGCGCGAATGGGGTGAGCTTTATCTGGAAATCGCATCTGCCGAAAATATCAGTGAAACCGGTCTTACTGCTGAAAAAGTGGCGCAATTGGGTGAAGGTACAAACTGGCAGGATGCAGCCCTGCGCACAGCGACAACCCAGAACCATCAGCTTTCGATAAGCGGCGGAGATGATAAGACGAGGTTTCTCTTATCTGGTAATTACAGCGATCAGGATGGTATCTTGCTGAACACGGGCTTTAAGCGTTATAGCGGACGGTTCAACTTTGAAAGGGATTTATTCTCTAATCTGACCGTAGGTTTGAACGTTACAGCCAGTAAAATGGATCAAAGCGGATTGAGCAGCTATAACGGACTGTATGTGAACGGTGTTTCAAACTCGCTCGATTATGTATTGAGGATACCGCAGGTAGTTTCTATATATAATCAGGATGGAAGCTATAATTACAATAACCTTTTCGAAAAAGGGGATTTACGATTTGGCGACCGTACCGTAAATGCCATATCGGATCTGGTTAATACGACATCGCAGACAAAAAATAATACTCTCATCGGAAACTTTTTCGCTAAATATACTATCATCCCCTCGTTGGTGGCTAAGGTTAGTGCAGGAACCAATCTGAGTAATACGACCCTCAATTTTTTCGCGCCTTCCAGCGCTGCGGCAGGTTTTCTGGCTAAAGGGTATGGAAGTATCGGAAACAAGCGGTTCGATTCGTGGCAATATGAATATACGCTCAATTACACAAAGAAGCTGAATAAAGACCATTATGTGGATATATTGGCCGGTTATACGACCCAGACCACCGATATAGAATACTCGATAGCATCGGCCAGTAATTTCGCTAACGAACAATTGTCTTACCATAACCTGCAGGGAGGCGCCACTCTCTTGTCTCCAAGTTCGGGCGGTTCGGAATCTATCCTCAATTCGGTACTGGGAAGGGTCAACTATTCTTTCCTCGGCAGGTACAATCTTACCGGGACATTCAGGGCGGATGGT
Protein-coding sequences here:
- a CDS encoding TonB-dependent receptor, which translates into the protein MAKTISSFSDKRDRHRVNKYYYIFVFFLLLSGSMIGQTVIKGTVVDEKNREPLVGASVALVSTTQGSLTDIDGSFSLPVSGQLPVTIKVALVGFKSQELDVYENNGPIIIPLTEDLNYLNEVIVVGYGTQKRKELTGAISSVSKDALSQLSTSFDGLLGGAVSGLNVSQNSGQPGTTSNIRIRGGNSINGGNEPLYVIDGVIIYNDNSSANIGISRAAGALNPLAALNPGDIESIEVLKDVSASAIYGSRGANGVIIITTKSGKKGKTNIEYQYSIGWQQARKKLDLMNAREWGELYLEIASAENISETGLTAEKVAQLGEGTNWQDAALRTATTQNHQLSISGGDDKTRFLLSGNYSDQDGILLNTGFKRYSGRFNFERDLFSNLTVGLNVTASKMDQSGLSSYNGLYVNGVSNSLDYVLRIPQVVSIYNQDGSYNYNNLFEKGDLRFGDRTVNAISDLVNTTSQTKNNTLIGNFFAKYTIIPSLVAKVSAGTNLSNTTLNFFAPSSAAAGFLAKGYGSIGNKRFDSWQYEYTLNYTKKLNKDHYVDILAGYTTQTTDIEYSIASASNFANEQLSYHNLQGGATLLSPSSGGSESILNSVLGRVNYSFLGRYNLTGTFRADGSSRFAKNHKWGYFPSIGLSWNVSEEPFLKNNKVINDLKLRGSFGVVGNQEIGDYRYEATYATKVYSFNNQLVTAYGRANAENPDLKWEETSQYNLGFDLNLLNRRLGIIADVYYKKTSDLLLDVPVEITTGFSTMLMNVGNVTNKGVEFALTGSIIDQKDLQWNLSANIAKNVNEVTNIGNLDYFLSGNTIIKKGESLGSFYGVVFDGIVQTGTDISKVPAPSWKTSVEPGDVKYVDQNNDGKVTQDEDRVVLGSIQPDFTYGFSTTLRYKSLSLFAAFQGSKGNQLYNQLRQELESPSTSYNVLATLRDRWTPQNPSNTIAKASVTSATWLDSRYIEDASFLRLKNITLSYVLPVKITKAPQTKFRIFATGQNLLTFTKYKGYDPEVSSGIDSGAYPTAKTISFGVNISY